The following DNA comes from Nocardioides panzhihuensis.
GGCAACGGGTTCGGGTGGGGCACCTGGAAGACCGTCTTCACCCAGGGTCCGAGCCGATCCGCCGCCGTCGGCGGCTCGCTGGCCGCGGTGACCGTGTTCGTGCTCGTGATGATGACGGCGACGCTGGTTCTGTGCACGGGGGTCTCGGTCGCGATCGCGGCGGCCGAGGGCCAGTCGATCACCATGCCGGCCCTGACCGATCTGGCGCAGTCGTTCGGCGCCGGGTTCCTGATGCTGGAGATGTGGGCGCTGCTCGGGTTCCTGGTCGGGGTGCTCGTCAAGGGGCCCGCCCTCGCCGTCGGCCTCGGCCTGGTCTGGTCGCTGGTGGTCGAGAACCTGCTCCGTGGCGTGGGCAGCCTGCTCTCCGGGGTCGGGACCGTCACCGAGGCGCTCCCCGGCACCGCGGGCGGGTCCCTCGCCGGAGCGATCATCGGCGGACCCAACGGAACCCCGGGAGTCCTGGACGCGATCTCGGGTGAGCGGGCGCTGGTCACCGTCACCGCGTACGTCCTGGTCGCGGCCATCGCCGCAGTGGTGGTGATGAGACGCCGCGACCTGGCGTGAACGGCACCTAACACACCTCGAGGCATGTCGATGACATGATCTCGGGGTGTGGTCGCGCGAGCGAGTGTGATGCTCGTTAAGTCTACTGTGTTGGTGGACAACAACCACGTTGCCCAAGCACTCTCAACGCCAGAAGAGGTTCCCACCCGTGTCCTCCAGCACGCCCGAGCCCACCCCGCTCATCGAGGCTCCCAAGTCAAAGCTCCCGCTGATCATCGGGATCGTCGTCGCCGCGCTTGTGATCGGCGGCCTCGCGTTCTTCCTCACCCGTGACGACGACTCCGGCAGCGACCTCACCAAGGTCACCATCGGCGTCGTCGGTGCCGACGATCCCTACTGGGAGACCTTCCAGGATGCCGCTCGCGAGGAGGGCATCGACCTCGTGGTCAAGAACTTCAGCGACTACAACCAGCCCAACCCGGCACTGTCCGAGGGCGAGCTGGACCTCAACCAGTTCCAGCACATCATTTTCCTGGCCGACTACAACGTCCAGAACGACGACGACCTGGTGGCGCTCGGCTCCACCGCGACCTATCCACTGGGGCTCTACTCCTCGAAGTACAAGAGCCTCGATGAGATCAAGGCCGGCGAGACCGTGATCGTGCCCGACGACGAGACCAACCAGGCCCGTGGTCTGGTCCTGCTCCAGTCCGAGGGTCTGATCAAGCTGACCGACGGCGGCACCCCGTTCAGCACCGTCAAGGAGGTCGACCCCTCCTCCAAGGTGAAGATCAAGGCGGTCCAGGCCTCGATCACCGCCTCCTCGCTTCCCGACGTCGCTGCGGCGATCATCAACAACGACTTCGTCGAGGACGCCGGCCTGAAGTTCGAGGACGCGTTGGTGACCGACGACCCCTCTGACCCGAAGGCGCTCCCCTACGTCAACATCTTCGCCGTACGCACCGAGGACAAGGACAACCCGACGTACAAGAAGCTCGTCGAGATCTTCCAGAACAACGAGGACGTGCAGAAGGGGGTCTACGAGACCTCCGGTGAC
Coding sequences within:
- a CDS encoding ABC transporter permease, producing the protein MTAFLNSTRAELLRLRKWSAIWVIIGAGQALTLSFGYVFNYVAYKTGDENFAEDGATSAQLLAEVMPSAIPDVIISGLPMFGGALAMVVGALVAGNGFGWGTWKTVFTQGPSRSAAVGGSLAAVTVFVLVMMTATLVLCTGVSVAIAAAEGQSITMPALTDLAQSFGAGFLMLEMWALLGFLVGVLVKGPALAVGLGLVWSLVVENLLRGVGSLLSGVGTVTEALPGTAGGSLAGAIIGGPNGTPGVLDAISGERALVTVTAYVLVAAIAAVVVMRRRDLA
- a CDS encoding MetQ/NlpA family ABC transporter substrate-binding protein, whose protein sequence is MSSSTPEPTPLIEAPKSKLPLIIGIVVAALVIGGLAFFLTRDDDSGSDLTKVTIGVVGADDPYWETFQDAAREEGIDLVVKNFSDYNQPNPALSEGELDLNQFQHIIFLADYNVQNDDDLVALGSTATYPLGLYSSKYKSLDEIKAGETVIVPDDETNQARGLVLLQSEGLIKLTDGGTPFSTVKEVDPSSKVKIKAVQASITASSLPDVAAAIINNDFVEDAGLKFEDALVTDDPSDPKALPYVNIFAVRTEDKDNPTYKKLVEIFQNNEDVQKGVYETSGDTAEMVKIPVEDLQKSLDDTEKQVKGRQ